A DNA window from Providencia huaxiensis contains the following coding sequences:
- the narL gene encoding two-component system response regulator NarL: MENTNIVNEKSTILLIDDHPMLRNGVKQLISLESSLQVIGEAGDGKTGIQIAEEQDPDLILLDLNMPGMNGFETLDELRKRELSGRIILFTVSNYSDDLVNALKRGADGYLLKDMEPEELIVALKEAASGKLVVSPTLASVLAESLRDNTTQDDNNIASLTPREADILELISQGLSNKMIARKLDIAESTVKVHVKHLLKKLNLKSRVEAAVWVLQQK; this comes from the coding sequence ATGGAAAATACAAATATAGTGAACGAAAAATCAACCATTCTACTTATTGATGATCATCCGATGCTAAGAAATGGAGTCAAGCAATTGATTAGTTTGGAGTCTTCATTGCAAGTTATCGGTGAAGCTGGAGATGGTAAAACTGGCATACAGATCGCTGAAGAGCAAGATCCTGACCTTATCTTACTTGACCTCAACATGCCAGGCATGAATGGTTTTGAAACTCTCGATGAACTTAGGAAGCGAGAGCTATCAGGTAGAATTATTCTTTTTACCGTTTCTAATTATAGTGATGATTTAGTCAATGCACTAAAAAGAGGTGCCGATGGTTATTTACTAAAAGATATGGAGCCTGAAGAGCTTATCGTAGCCCTTAAAGAAGCTGCAAGCGGTAAGTTAGTTGTCAGCCCAACATTAGCATCTGTGCTTGCTGAATCACTAAGAGATAACACCACACAGGATGATAATAATATTGCTTCATTGACACCAAGAGAAGCCGATATTTTAGAACTGATCTCTCAGGGTTTATCAAATAAAATGATAGCTCGTAAACTCGATATTGCAGAAAGCACAGTAAAAGTACATGTTAAACATTTACTAAAAAAACTCAATTTAAAATCAAGAGTTGAAGCTGCAGTTTGGGTTTTACAACAAAAATAA
- the narX gene encoding nitrate/nitrite two-component system sensor histidine kinase NarX, which produces MPTLYRRFSIINQVIGLMLLIAILGIIGMTISNRMIISVQGNAHAINKSGSLRMQSYRLLSLVPLNTQNQRYLDALESDLISPELTQVVKIENLTPQFDELYNYWLHILKPSLMEANAPNDARYEVISFVSKLDELVHNIDEKTERKIAYVAMTQLIFISLVFLLLMGTIWHLRKKIYYPWVKLLSMVNAIGRKDFSQRYPKNNRQDELNALGETLNQMSDELALSYHQLEERVAEKTADLITKNKVLSYLYQSSQILHSSDPLYLRLQKVLIELENITILKNLSLRLYEESNETYFHEICCHSTGLSEVNTTQLEQQASIEKPLSLQWDLSDNMHRYGIIIGEIEDNQILSDEQNSLVSVLAKQISGMLAMEHQIEQQQQLLIMDERSAIARELHDSIAQSLSCLKMQISYLQLQPEPLPEKPQQLLTEMRSEINTAYSQLRELLTTFRLKLMEPGLLPSLESTISEFSERTGYTIGLNYDLPAKSISPHQSIHIIQIVREALTNILKHANAKWAEVSLNQYDGIVTITVTDDGTGITSNTDKLNHYGLIIMRERALSLNGNCCITPRPQGGTEVKVTFPLSDA; this is translated from the coding sequence ATGCCCACGCTGTATCGTCGATTTTCAATCATTAACCAAGTGATCGGCCTAATGCTACTTATTGCGATCTTAGGAATTATTGGGATGACGATTTCCAATCGAATGATTATAAGTGTGCAAGGTAATGCTCATGCAATAAATAAATCAGGTTCACTACGAATGCAGAGCTACAGATTACTTTCTCTAGTCCCTTTAAATACCCAGAATCAGCGTTATCTCGATGCATTAGAATCTGACCTCATCAGTCCAGAACTGACTCAAGTTGTAAAGATCGAAAATTTAACGCCTCAATTTGATGAACTCTACAATTACTGGCTACATATCTTGAAACCCTCATTAATGGAAGCAAATGCCCCTAATGATGCAAGATACGAAGTTATATCATTTGTAAGTAAACTAGATGAATTAGTTCATAACATTGATGAGAAAACGGAAAGAAAGATTGCTTATGTTGCCATGACACAACTGATTTTTATCAGTTTAGTATTCTTATTACTGATGGGAACTATCTGGCACCTGAGAAAAAAAATTTATTACCCATGGGTTAAATTATTATCAATGGTCAATGCGATTGGACGAAAAGATTTTAGCCAACGCTACCCTAAAAATAATAGGCAAGATGAGCTAAATGCGTTAGGAGAAACTCTGAACCAAATGTCGGATGAATTAGCGCTAAGTTATCATCAGCTTGAAGAAAGGGTTGCAGAGAAAACTGCAGACTTAATCACAAAAAATAAAGTGTTATCATACTTATATCAATCAAGCCAAATCCTTCATTCATCAGATCCTCTCTACTTGCGATTACAAAAAGTCCTTATTGAACTAGAAAATATTACCATACTCAAAAATCTCAGTTTACGGTTGTATGAAGAAAGCAACGAAACATATTTTCACGAAATATGCTGCCATTCAACCGGGTTATCAGAAGTGAATACAACGCAGCTAGAACAACAAGCTTCAATCGAAAAACCGCTCAGCTTACAGTGGGATTTATCAGACAATATGCATCGTTATGGCATTATTATTGGGGAGATTGAAGATAACCAAATACTTTCAGATGAACAAAATAGCCTCGTTTCTGTTTTAGCTAAACAAATCTCTGGTATGTTAGCCATGGAGCACCAGATAGAACAACAGCAACAGTTACTTATCATGGATGAGCGCTCTGCAATTGCGCGTGAACTTCATGACTCGATTGCTCAATCTTTATCTTGTTTAAAAATGCAAATTAGCTATCTGCAATTACAGCCAGAGCCATTACCAGAAAAACCTCAACAACTGTTAACAGAAATGCGTAGCGAGATTAATACCGCATATAGCCAGTTAAGAGAATTATTAACTACATTTAGGCTTAAATTAATGGAACCGGGTTTACTTCCCTCATTAGAAAGTACTATTAGTGAATTTAGTGAACGCACAGGGTATACAATAGGCTTAAATTACGACCTACCCGCGAAAAGTATTTCACCGCATCAATCTATTCATATAATACAAATAGTCCGAGAAGCATTAACTAATATTTTAAAACACGCTAATGCAAAGTGGGCTGAGGTTTCATTAAACCAGTATGATGGTATTGTTACCATTACAGTTACTGACGATGGTACAGGGATCACGTCAAATACTGATAAACTTAACCATTATGGGCTTATTATTATGAGAGAAAGAGCATTAAGCCTTAATGGAAATTGTTGTATTACACCTAGGCCTCAAGGTGGAACAGAGGTAAAAGTTACCTTCCCTTTATCTGACGCTTAA
- a CDS encoding DUF808 domain-containing protein, which yields MAGSSLLTLLDDIAAVLDDVSVMTKMAAKKTSGVLGDDLALNAQQVTGVRADREIPVVWSVAKGSFINKLILVPLALLISAFIPWAITPLLMIGGAYLCFEGAEKITHKLLHSNVKNTVSQNQLQLSEEQLKEFESKKIKGAIRTDFVLSAEIIAITLGIVSTTTFINQVAVLSIIAIVMTIGVYGLVAGIVKLDDLGFYLQKKTSSLLKKFGNSLIYATPYLMKTLSVVGTAAMFMVGGGILTHGISYISEWITEISFTATLTPIIGSTMHFILPTIINLFFGLVTGLILVAIISLFKKLKKA from the coding sequence GTGGCTGGAAGTAGCTTACTCACCTTACTTGATGATATTGCCGCTGTACTAGACGATGTTTCCGTCATGACTAAAATGGCAGCCAAAAAAACCTCTGGAGTTTTAGGTGATGACCTCGCGCTAAATGCCCAGCAAGTCACAGGTGTTCGTGCAGATAGGGAGATCCCTGTTGTTTGGTCCGTCGCTAAAGGGTCATTTATTAATAAATTAATACTTGTTCCTTTAGCGTTATTAATCAGTGCCTTTATTCCTTGGGCCATCACACCACTACTTATGATTGGTGGGGCCTACCTTTGTTTTGAAGGCGCAGAAAAAATAACTCATAAGCTCTTGCATTCTAACGTAAAAAATACTGTTTCCCAAAACCAGTTACAGTTATCAGAAGAACAACTTAAGGAATTTGAAAGTAAAAAAATCAAAGGGGCTATTCGTACTGATTTTGTTTTATCAGCCGAAATCATTGCTATCACACTAGGCATTGTTTCCACTACCACTTTTATCAACCAAGTGGCCGTACTCTCTATCATTGCTATCGTAATGACTATCGGTGTATATGGCTTAGTTGCAGGGATTGTCAAATTAGATGACTTAGGCTTTTATTTACAGAAGAAAACTTCATCTTTATTAAAAAAATTTGGTAATTCATTGATTTATGCAACCCCTTATCTGATGAAAACATTATCTGTTGTAGGGACTGCCGCGATGTTTATGGTCGGTGGTGGTATTCTAACCCACGGTATCAGCTATATTTCAGAATGGATTACCGAAATATCGTTTACTGCAACCTTAACACCGATCATTGGTAGTACTATGCATTTTATCCTACCAACTATAATTAATTTATTTTTTGGGCTAGTAACAGGTCTAATCCTTGTTGCGATAATCTCACTATTCAAAAAATTAAAAAAAGCTTAA
- a CDS encoding glycosyltransferase: MSSQPVLSIVVAVYNGEKFLPQFFDSLIAQKLENWELIVVNDGSKDKSEDIIKSYADKFVHLKVLYQENQGVSVARNTGMVEATGKYITFPDIDDEISSQMYGRLLEIALSNNLDVATCNGTYVYTNGDAPKAIFPPNKVPSTGVISGPEWLEIGLSSRKFLHVTWLNLYRLDMLREHKFFFEPKLHHQDIPWTTEVLLVAKRVQFINEQYYRYLIHNQSVSHSLSGDERSVRKIKTYLKIIDMLLNIYQRYPEQVKQAPACLWQVGKEGLGVIQALLAIKSPDVQKEMVQLFFDKGYWQIVWAHATTVKLKWRLIRRYTKLKEIIKS, from the coding sequence ATGTCTTCTCAGCCAGTTTTGAGTATTGTCGTTGCTGTATATAACGGTGAAAAATTTTTACCTCAGTTCTTTGATAGCTTAATCGCACAAAAATTAGAAAATTGGGAACTGATTGTTGTAAATGATGGCTCTAAAGATAAAAGTGAAGACATCATTAAGTCTTATGCAGATAAATTTGTACATTTGAAAGTGCTTTATCAAGAAAACCAAGGTGTCTCAGTTGCTCGCAATACAGGGATGGTTGAGGCCACCGGGAAATACATTACATTCCCTGATATTGATGATGAAATTAGCTCACAAATGTATGGGCGCTTATTAGAAATCGCATTATCAAATAATCTCGATGTTGCAACCTGTAATGGGACTTATGTTTACACTAATGGTGATGCCCCAAAGGCAATTTTTCCACCGAATAAAGTCCCGTCAACTGGTGTCATTTCAGGCCCTGAATGGCTTGAAATTGGCTTAAGCTCTCGCAAGTTTTTGCATGTAACTTGGCTGAATTTATATCGTTTAGACATGTTGCGCGAACACAAGTTTTTCTTTGAACCCAAATTACATCACCAAGACATTCCTTGGACAACAGAAGTGTTGCTCGTGGCAAAGCGCGTGCAATTCATCAATGAACAATACTATCGATATTTAATCCATAACCAATCTGTTTCTCACTCATTGAGTGGTGATGAACGTTCAGTCCGTAAGATAAAAACCTATTTGAAAATTATTGATATGCTGTTAAATATTTACCAGCGTTATCCTGAACAAGTTAAACAAGCACCGGCTTGTCTATGGCAGGTAGGAAAAGAAGGCTTAGGGGTGATTCAAGCGCTATTAGCTATCAAATCACCAGATGTACAGAAAGAAATGGTACAACTATTTTTTGATAAGGGTTATTGGCAAATTGTGTGGGCACATGCAACTACAGTAAAATTAAAATGGCGATTAATTAGGCGCTACACAAAGCTAAAAGAAATTATCAAATCATAA
- the uriH gene encoding uridine-preferring nucleoside hydrolase UriH has translation MSKNKIIIDCDPGHDDAMAIFLALGNSNIELLAVTTVVGNQTLDKVTHNARAIMEFVSANNIPIAAGCSRPLVRTIQTAPEVHGTTGLDGTHLPEPKLPIDPRHAVDLIIDTLKSHPPKTVTLVPIGGLTNIALAVRKAPEIVELVKEVVLMGGGYHTGNRTAVAEFNILIDPEAAHIVFNETWPITMIGLDLTHQARPDDQIMETIAALNTPVSDFVVESLNYYTAGYRRRNGYTDHAPVHDLCAVAYVIDPSIMETIKAPIDIELQGALTTGMTVTDFRHPAKADCHTQVATKLDNPQLWDMFIASLKQLEK, from the coding sequence ATGTCTAAAAATAAAATTATTATCGATTGTGACCCTGGCCATGATGATGCAATGGCAATTTTCTTAGCATTAGGCAATTCAAATATAGAGTTACTTGCGGTAACGACTGTCGTTGGAAACCAAACTTTAGATAAAGTCACTCATAATGCACGCGCAATTATGGAATTCGTTAGTGCAAATAATATCCCTATCGCTGCGGGTTGCTCTCGACCACTCGTGAGAACCATTCAGACAGCCCCAGAAGTTCACGGTACAACAGGCCTTGACGGCACTCACCTCCCCGAACCTAAATTACCTATTGATCCGCGCCATGCTGTTGACTTGATTATTGATACGCTAAAGTCACATCCCCCTAAAACGGTGACTCTCGTCCCGATTGGAGGACTCACAAATATTGCTTTGGCAGTAAGAAAAGCACCTGAAATTGTAGAGTTAGTCAAAGAAGTGGTATTAATGGGAGGAGGCTACCATACAGGTAACCGTACTGCAGTCGCTGAGTTCAATATCCTTATAGACCCTGAAGCGGCTCATATCGTATTTAATGAAACTTGGCCTATCACTATGATTGGGCTAGACCTTACACACCAAGCAAGGCCAGACGACCAAATAATGGAAACAATTGCTGCGTTAAACACACCTGTAAGTGATTTTGTTGTTGAGTCCCTAAATTACTACACTGCTGGTTACCGCAGACGTAATGGCTATACTGACCATGCTCCAGTTCATGACCTATGTGCTGTTGCTTATGTTATCGACCCATCCATAATGGAAACGATTAAAGCCCCGATTGATATCGAACTACAGGGCGCTTTAACAACAGGTATGACCGTGACTGACTTTCGCCACCCCGCTAAAGCAGATTGCCACACACAAGTTGCAACAAAGTTAGATAACCCACAGTTATGGGATATGTTTATTGCTTCTCTAAAGCAATTAGAAAAATAG
- a CDS encoding helix-turn-helix transcriptional regulator, whose translation MENYLERLPDVIDSVATNQFYPNLLSWLSSLIAFDNAIVYSFEKGAPPRFLSKVERRNSDSINRIYQRGAYLMDPFYQEIQRGGASKVLTLKELAPKGFYHTDYYLNFYRKTGWCDEAGLLLDISDDRQLGIFFGNEDRPFFSEKYTQAPLKDAFDIIRSMVKLHKDISPSSVSNHYQNTDMQTRFGLTPRECEVVELILAGKGSPQIAQALFISLGTVKNHRKNIYQKLSINSQVELFNLLMNRLS comes from the coding sequence GTGGAGAACTATCTAGAAAGATTACCTGATGTTATTGATTCTGTTGCAACTAATCAGTTTTACCCTAATTTATTATCATGGTTGTCTTCACTTATTGCATTCGATAATGCGATTGTTTACTCCTTTGAAAAAGGAGCGCCACCCCGATTTCTTTCCAAAGTAGAGCGCCGTAATAGCGATAGTATTAACAGAATCTATCAACGAGGTGCTTATTTAATGGACCCATTCTACCAAGAAATCCAAAGAGGAGGCGCTTCCAAAGTGTTAACACTAAAAGAACTCGCACCTAAAGGATTTTATCATACGGACTATTATCTCAATTTTTATCGCAAAACAGGGTGGTGTGATGAGGCTGGGCTGTTATTAGATATTTCAGATGATAGGCAATTAGGTATTTTTTTTGGTAATGAAGATAGGCCTTTTTTCTCGGAAAAATATACGCAAGCGCCACTTAAAGATGCCTTCGATATCATTCGTAGTATGGTCAAACTTCATAAAGATATTTCTCCTTCTTCGGTGTCGAATCACTACCAAAATACAGATATGCAAACACGATTTGGGCTGACCCCCAGAGAGTGTGAAGTTGTCGAGTTAATTTTAGCGGGTAAAGGCTCACCACAAATTGCACAGGCGCTTTTCATTAGTTTAGGGACAGTGAAAAATCACCGTAAGAATATCTATCAAAAGTTAAGTATTAACTCACAAGTCGAATTATTTAACTTATTAATGAATAGGCTGAGTTAA
- a CDS encoding NAD(P)/FAD-dependent oxidoreductase: protein MNNQVESLTYYAATKKYDLRFPTLKEDLDVDVVIIGGGFSGIHTALELCEKGITNIAILEGRHLGYGGSGRNGGQVMAGIGHDIDAIKKYVGPEGLETIFKLSNMGAGIMRDRIAKYDIDADFCRGYAYLGSNKRQEKTLRNWLKDVKSVDPDEEIEFYSGSELKQIIGSDAYTCGIKHMGGGHVHSLNLLLGEAKAISEIYGAKIFENSQVLNVEYGNTIKVRTAMGTVKAQKMLWACDSFLNGLEPTLYPKTINTYAYQLMTEELPDELIEQISPIRGAYSDIRPVIDYYRVTNENRLLFGSSTHFLEYIPSDLKAWNRNLMLKVFPYLKDVKIELAWGGPMACSANLFPQIGSLPQHKNVFYAQGYSGFGVTPSQIVCKVLAEGMVEGSHRYDLMSSIPHANIIGKDSMRNVIVSLAKIMHQTSGYWQGRR, encoded by the coding sequence ATGAATAACCAAGTAGAATCATTGACTTACTATGCTGCAACTAAGAAGTATGACTTACGTTTTCCGACATTAAAGGAAGATCTTGATGTTGATGTCGTGATCATCGGTGGCGGCTTCTCCGGGATCCATACCGCACTAGAGCTATGTGAGAAAGGGATCACCAATATTGCTATTTTGGAAGGGCGTCATCTTGGCTATGGTGGTTCAGGGCGAAATGGCGGCCAAGTGATGGCAGGCATTGGTCATGATATCGATGCAATTAAAAAATATGTTGGGCCAGAGGGTTTAGAAACGATTTTTAAACTCAGTAATATGGGCGCGGGGATCATGCGTGATCGCATCGCTAAATATGATATTGATGCAGACTTTTGCCGTGGTTACGCATACTTAGGAAGCAACAAGCGCCAAGAAAAGACCTTACGTAACTGGTTAAAAGACGTCAAGTCAGTTGATCCTGATGAAGAAATTGAATTTTACAGTGGTTCAGAACTAAAACAGATTATTGGTTCCGATGCTTATACCTGTGGTATCAAGCACATGGGTGGTGGCCATGTCCACTCATTGAATTTATTATTGGGTGAAGCGAAAGCGATTAGTGAAATATATGGCGCTAAAATATTTGAAAATAGCCAAGTATTAAATGTGGAGTATGGTAATACCATCAAAGTTAGAACTGCGATGGGAACAGTTAAAGCACAGAAAATGCTATGGGCTTGTGACTCATTTCTAAATGGTCTTGAGCCGACGCTTTATCCTAAAACCATTAATACTTACGCATATCAATTAATGACTGAAGAATTGCCTGATGAATTAATTGAGCAAATTAGCCCAATCCGTGGTGCTTATAGTGATATTCGCCCCGTTATAGATTACTACCGAGTAACGAATGAAAATCGCTTATTATTCGGTAGTTCAACGCATTTTCTTGAATACATTCCATCTGATCTTAAAGCATGGAATCGTAATTTAATGCTAAAAGTCTTTCCTTACCTCAAAGATGTCAAAATTGAACTAGCTTGGGGTGGACCGATGGCATGTAGTGCAAATTTATTTCCACAAATTGGCTCATTACCACAACATAAAAATGTGTTTTATGCACAGGGCTATTCAGGTTTTGGTGTTACGCCTAGCCAGATTGTGTGCAAAGTCTTGGCTGAAGGGATGGTAGAAGGTTCTCATCGTTATGACTTAATGAGTTCTATCCCGCACGCTAATATTATTGGTAAAGATAGCATGCGTAATGTGATTGTTTCACTGGCAAAAATAATGCATCAGACATCCGGTTATTGGCAAGGTCGCCGCTAA
- a CDS encoding cupin domain-containing protein, with protein MISPLLLNKPLPELLNIGSVTNLGSVVVEGDPQASVAMIHGEPTDNLTCGIFACTKGKFKMVYPFDEMATVHEGSVKLTDVKTGVTVEYHKGDTWFAAKGTEVLWEIETPRFVKHYLACVNA; from the coding sequence ATGATCAGTCCATTACTGTTAAACAAACCACTGCCAGAACTATTAAATATTGGTAGTGTGACAAACTTAGGTTCTGTGGTTGTTGAAGGCGACCCTCAAGCGAGTGTTGCGATGATCCACGGTGAACCAACGGATAACCTGACCTGCGGTATTTTTGCTTGTACTAAAGGTAAGTTTAAAATGGTATATCCATTTGATGAAATGGCGACAGTTCACGAAGGTTCGGTGAAGTTAACGGATGTGAAAACCGGTGTGACGGTTGAATACCATAAAGGCGATACATGGTTTGCTGCGAAAGGTACTGAAGTTTTATGGGAAATTGAAACACCACGCTTCGTAAAACACTACTTAGCTTGTGTAAATGCCTAA
- a CDS encoding aldehyde dehydrogenase family protein has protein sequence MSELSLLPEVSEFLKRQHGHFINGLPVSGKGDTFFDVVNPATEQVIAKVKEGTLAEVDAAMNAAHTAFKGVWANTTPMERGNCLNRLADLLEKHLEELAQLETLCSGKTIQLSRFLEVGSSAQFLRYFAGWATKISGETLNVSLPSFNGEKYSAFTQREPVGVVAGIIPWNFSIMISIWKLAAALTCGCTIVLKPSEFTPLTMLRVVELAKEAGIPDGVINIVNGGGREVGPALIHHPLCSKVTFTGSVPTGLAVGRSAMEGKLTRVTLELGGKNGAAFLADLSVEKIVNGIIEAGYLNQGQICAAAERFYIPSKLMDEVLAELKTRLSAMKVGSPLDETTEMGPLANKAHYEKILALFEKAREEGSEIIYGGQPVAGAGYFVPPTIIRANSPDDVLMKEETFGPIGTFLSYDDEEELIEMMNSTPFGLAASLWTNDLSKAMRMISRIEAGTVWVNMHTFLDPAVPFGGIKSSGIGREFGSAFIEYYTELKSVMVRY, from the coding sequence ATGAGCGAGTTAAGCCTATTACCAGAAGTCAGTGAGTTTTTGAAGCGCCAGCACGGTCATTTTATCAACGGGTTACCGGTTTCTGGCAAGGGCGATACTTTTTTTGATGTTGTTAACCCAGCCACAGAACAGGTTATCGCGAAAGTAAAAGAAGGGACCTTAGCAGAAGTGGATGCCGCAATGAATGCAGCTCATACTGCGTTTAAAGGGGTTTGGGCAAATACCACACCAATGGAAAGAGGGAATTGCTTAAACCGCCTTGCTGACTTGCTTGAAAAGCACCTTGAAGAGTTAGCCCAGTTAGAGACGTTATGTTCAGGCAAAACCATTCAATTATCTCGTTTTCTTGAAGTGGGGTCATCTGCGCAGTTCTTGCGTTATTTTGCTGGTTGGGCGACAAAAATCAGCGGGGAAACGTTGAATGTTTCATTGCCTTCTTTTAATGGTGAGAAATATTCTGCATTTACTCAGCGTGAACCCGTTGGTGTTGTAGCCGGTATCATTCCTTGGAACTTTTCTATTATGATTTCCATTTGGAAATTAGCCGCGGCTTTAACATGCGGTTGTACGATTGTGTTGAAACCAAGTGAATTTACGCCACTAACTATGCTCAGAGTGGTGGAATTAGCAAAAGAGGCAGGGATCCCTGACGGTGTCATTAATATCGTGAATGGCGGTGGTCGTGAGGTTGGGCCCGCACTGATCCATCATCCGCTTTGTTCTAAAGTGACATTTACGGGGTCTGTACCGACTGGGCTGGCGGTAGGGCGTTCAGCGATGGAAGGTAAATTAACCCGAGTCACACTTGAACTTGGTGGGAAAAACGGCGCTGCATTCTTAGCTGACCTCTCGGTTGAAAAAATTGTTAATGGGATTATTGAAGCGGGATATCTAAATCAAGGACAAATTTGCGCAGCTGCTGAGCGGTTCTATATTCCCTCTAAATTGATGGATGAAGTATTAGCGGAACTAAAAACACGTTTGTCTGCGATGAAAGTGGGTTCTCCATTAGATGAAACAACCGAGATGGGGCCGCTGGCAAATAAAGCGCATTATGAAAAAATCTTAGCTTTGTTTGAAAAGGCTCGCGAAGAGGGTAGTGAAATTATTTATGGTGGCCAGCCAGTTGCAGGTGCTGGGTATTTTGTGCCTCCAACCATTATTCGTGCTAATAGCCCGGATGATGTATTGATGAAAGAGGAAACATTTGGGCCAATAGGGACTTTCTTGAGTTACGATGATGAAGAAGAACTTATTGAGATGATGAATAGCACTCCGTTTGGTTTAGCTGCGAGTTTATGGACAAATGATCTCAGTAAAGCAATGCGCATGATTTCACGCATTGAAGCGGGAACCGTATGGGTGAATATGCATACTTTCCTTGACCCCGCAGTGCCATTTGGTGGCATTAAGTCATCAGGTATTGGTCGTGAATTTGGTAGTGCCTTTATTGAGTATTACACAGAGTTAAAATCTGTCATGGTGCGTTATTAG
- a CDS encoding SDR family oxidoreductase, protein MKKVLITGASRGIGRATAIKLGSLGMHVLINYKNHQQAADEVVQEIQSAGGIANALQCDISDENDVVKLFATIKEQYGDLDYLVNNAGILFQQCRTEMLTAERINQVLATNVTGLLICCREFIKHAYHFNQFKDKAIVNVSSAAARLGAAGEYIDYAASKGAVDSITKGLSLELAEVGIRVNGVRPGYIYTQMHKDGGEEGRVDRVASQLPMKRGGEPHEIAEIIVWLLSGASSYVTGSIIDAAGGR, encoded by the coding sequence ATGAAGAAAGTGTTGATTACAGGTGCTAGCCGAGGGATTGGTCGAGCTACAGCGATTAAATTGGGCAGCCTTGGTATGCATGTACTGATTAACTATAAAAATCACCAGCAAGCGGCTGATGAAGTTGTGCAAGAGATTCAATCTGCGGGGGGGATTGCAAATGCACTGCAATGTGATATCAGTGATGAAAATGATGTTGTTAAATTATTTGCAACCATCAAAGAACAATATGGTGACTTAGATTACTTAGTGAATAATGCCGGAATTTTATTTCAGCAGTGTCGTACAGAGATGCTGACTGCAGAGCGCATTAATCAGGTATTAGCCACGAATGTCACCGGATTACTGATTTGTTGTCGGGAGTTTATTAAACACGCCTACCATTTTAATCAATTCAAAGATAAAGCCATTGTGAATGTTTCATCTGCAGCTGCGCGTTTAGGTGCTGCAGGGGAATATATTGATTATGCCGCTTCTAAAGGCGCTGTAGATTCAATTACAAAAGGGTTATCACTTGAGCTTGCAGAAGTAGGAATACGTGTTAATGGCGTTCGACCCGGCTATATTTATACTCAAATGCACAAAGATGGCGGTGAGGAAGGTCGAGTTGACCGTGTTGCTTCGCAATTACCGATGAAAAGAGGGGGAGAACCACATGAGATTGCTGAAATCATCGTATGGCTGTTAAGTGGTGCATCTTCTTATGTTACAGGTTCAATTATTGATGCGGCGGGTGGCCGTTAG
- a CDS encoding helix-turn-helix transcriptional regulator, with the protein MNSPLFEPHQQTLIDCCLNTIAHIIPVSALVYYLVNDHCQPDNYVLHGIPAKMHEEYLTYFHQLDPLHPDHFRSDDLRLVRMDSEIRQQNQAFFHDFMQPNNMTDMAEIFIRRKNKIIAGISVLRDSPFSQQEIMRLNAILPVAELMTFDVLPDSLVSYTPKEQEIIHLIREGASNKRIALLLGVSLSTVKTHLRNIFTKANVTNRTELVSSGFIIRQEK; encoded by the coding sequence ATGAATTCACCATTATTCGAGCCTCATCAACAAACATTAATTGATTGCTGCCTAAATACCATTGCACATATTATTCCAGTTTCTGCTTTGGTGTATTACCTCGTGAATGATCATTGCCAGCCAGATAACTACGTTCTTCATGGGATCCCAGCAAAAATGCACGAAGAATATCTCACTTATTTTCACCAATTAGACCCTTTGCACCCCGACCATTTTCGCAGTGATGACTTACGCTTAGTGAGAATGGATTCTGAAATACGTCAGCAAAATCAGGCTTTTTTCCATGATTTTATGCAACCGAATAACATGACTGATATGGCAGAAATATTTATTCGCCGTAAAAATAAAATTATTGCGGGGATTTCGGTGCTGCGAGACAGTCCATTTAGCCAGCAAGAAATCATGCGATTAAATGCTATCTTGCCTGTCGCTGAACTAATGACATTCGATGTGTTACCCGACTCGCTAGTCTCTTATACCCCTAAAGAACAAGAAATCATCCATTTAATACGGGAAGGCGCAAGTAATAAGCGAATTGCCTTATTATTGGGAGTTTCACTATCAACAGTGAAGACTCACTTACGCAATATCTTCACTAAAGCGAATGTGACAAACCGCACCGAGCTTGTATCATCAGGGTTTATCATTCGCCAAGAAAAATGA